One stretch of Girardinichthys multiradiatus isolate DD_20200921_A chromosome 2, DD_fGirMul_XY1, whole genome shotgun sequence DNA includes these proteins:
- the si:dkey-30c15.10 gene encoding anillin isoform X8, translated as MEAEEENGSNITLKRQREPLSDTEDNVVSAAGIKDGLKRRRLEAAGQENQSPELASSRLLAEFQPKPDTPIIPSVRSRVQLLTQRNDGLRSLSDPGNEGPSVPNRGVREHLLGEEEFNQRMDRFKTPVSQANATQTPSPASTCPRTRSGFVCGIQQKLQCTTTPSSKQASIIRQERELELNQLPFQSVIENAWLKWCSSDSSINQGRHPVGSSSPSRVPVSKRKFCWPPLQPQNQVPGDAEMKDGSFTEILTSVAKTPSGNLMDAGSECHDDTNTAETIEKMFEEVLEYAEKVEEEGRVEEDGEDHDSGIACSGGKNSVDLEREKNETEEEPREEECDEDELLTFPQSGILSPLSKSVEAVVTPLRLAAAQESNPPSLLLTPQETSTLSPESAPLYSIDAYRTQRQSKLPTIQSVTPAVQRRAPEPKAPVNIIKRITALNEEAGKLQTVINQTLQALSCCTDEEHGRGSLEEAEAEKLLLVSCEKRSALLAEVARLREERNLQSEEAAKEDTDYVSQQACRGTVSITNIQLPLKVEFVCSSHNRAGRPSHYFFVLIRYGPCNIIATPLATAADAQNGDTISFPTAVTLKDIRSSFEIDVEVYSLCPTSGTSCSSDRTSTKSRVTPRKLLNTITKSSNVFTCAAPAALNTRRSSNFSLVGSHKITLASLGCSKFPLDKMKLDGKIRRLLGDEFQEKVPFLSPLEGHIYLKLDSEGHSDVQHQGFLTMFTLISGFGVWNRRYFVLEECNMYYWNNPNDRETKEAEGSISLPRSPSQCVRPVKRDSCARPFTFELANASQQDDQNQEAPSKCWFSADTKQERLDWMEKLNQALLDFHTWNCPRAENQASSSGNLRESIL; from the exons ATGGAAGCTGAGGAGGAAAATGGTAGCAATATCACCTTAAAGAGGCAGAGGGAACCTCTGTCAGACACAGAAGACAATGTCGTCTCTGCAGCAG GTATAAAAGATGGACTGAAGAGACGGCGTCTGGAAGCAGCTGGTCAGGAGAACCAGAGTCCTGAGCTGGCCTCATCTAGACTTCTAGCTGAGTTCCAGCCAAAACCGGACACACCGATAATCCCGTCAGTCCGTTCCCGAGTCCAGCTGCTCACCCAGAGAAACGATG GCCTGCGTTCTCTCTCGGATCCGGGAAATGAAGGCCCATCGGTTCCCAACAGGGGTGTCAGAGAGCATCTTCTCG GTGAGGAAGAATTTAATCAACGGATGGACCGCTTTAAGACACCGGTCTCTCAGGCTAACGCCACCCAAACGCCGAGTCCTGCCAGCACCTGCCCACGGACCCGCTCCGGTTTTGTGTGTGGCATTCAGCAGAAACTACAGTGCACAACAACACCCAGCTCCAAGCAGGCTTCCATTATACGCCAG gaACGGGAACTGGAGTTAAACCAGTTGCCTTTCCAGTCAGTCATCGAGAACGCCTGGCTGAAATGGTGCAGCTCTGATTCCTCAATTAATCAG ggaAGGCACCCTGTTGGCAGCTCTTCCCCCTCACGTGTTCCTGTATCTAAAAGGAAATTTTGTTGGCCTCCTCTGCAGCCCCAGAAT CAGGTTCCTGGAGATGCTGAGATGAAAGATGGGAGTTTTACTGAAATTTTGACATCTGTTGCAAAGACACCTTCTGGGAATTTGATGG ATGCTGGATCCGAATGTCATGATGACACCAACACGGCTGAAACTATTGAGAAGATGTTTGAGGAGGTGCTTGAATATGCTGAAAAGGTAGAAGAAGAGGGGCGAGTTGAGGAAGACGGAGAAGATCATGATAGTGGTATCGCTTGTTCTGGGGGCAAAAACAGCGTGGACTTGGAGAGGGAGAAAAATGAAACGGAGGAAGAGCCCAGAGAAGAGGAATGTGATGAAGATGAGCTTCTTACTTTTCCTCAAAGCGGCATCCTCTCTCCTCTCAGCAAGTCTGTTGAAGCTGTGGTTACCCCACTG cgaCTGGCAGCAGCCCAAGAGTCAAATCCTCCATCTTTGCTCCTGACCCCACAAGAGACCAGCACCCTATCTCCTGAATCTGCTCCTCTGTACAG CATCGATGCATACCGCACACAAAGGCAAAGCAAGCTGCCAACCATTCAGAGTGTGACTCCTGCGGTTCAGAGACGCGCTCCAGAGCCTAAAGCGCCCGTCAACATCATAAAGAGAATAACA GCTCTGAATGAAGAGGCTGGGAAGCTGCAGACTGTGATCAACCAGACGCTGCAGGCTCTGAGCTGCTGCACTGATGAGGAGCATGGTCGAGGCTCGCTGGAGGAGGCTGAAGCTGAGAAGCTTCTGCTTGTGTCCT gTGAGAAACGCTCTGCTCTGCTGGCAGAGGTGGCCAGACTGCGGGAGGAGAGGAACCTTCAGTCTGAAGAGGCTGCAAAGGAGGACACGGACTACGTTTCCCAGCAGGCCTGCAGAGGAACCGTTAGCATCACCAACATCCAGCTGCCTCTGAAGGTGGAATTTGTCTGCTCATCACACAACCGTGCAG GACGGCCGAGCCACTACTTCTTTGTCCTGATCCGCTACGGGCCCTGCAACATCATCGCCACGCCGCTGGCCACAGCTGCTGACGCTCAGAATGGAGACACCATCTCCTTCCCGACTGCAGTCACACT AAAGGATATTCGCTCATCTTTTGAGATTGATGTTGAAGTCTACAGCCTG tGTCCTACTTCAGGAACCAGCTGCAGCTCGGATCGGACCAGCACCAAGTCTCGT GTCACACCAAGGAAGCTTCTGAATACCATTACA AAGTCCAGCAACGTGTTCACAT GCGCCGCTCCCGCTGCTCTCAACACTCGCCGCTCCAGTAACTTTTCTCTGGTGGGTTCCCACAAGATCACCTTGGCTTCTCTGGGATGCAGCAAATTCCCTCTCGATAAG ATGAAACTTGACGGCAAAATCAGGAGGCTGCTGGGAGATGAATTTCAGGAAAAG GTGCCATTTCTCTCACCACTAGAGGGCCACATCTACCTGAAACTGGACAGCGAGGGCCACTCTGATGTCCAGCACCAAGGCTTCCTG ACAATGTTTACGTTGATCAGTGGGTTCGGGGTGTGGAATCGGCGATATTTTGTTCTGGAGGAATGCAACATGTACTACTGGAACAACCCAAACGACAGGGAGACCAAG GAAGCAGAAGGCAGCATCTCTCTGCCCAGGTCTCCCAGTCAGTGTGTCAGGCCTGTTAAGAGAGATTCATGTGCTCGACCTTTTACCTTTGAGCTGGCGAACGCCTCTCAGCAGGACGACCAGAACCAGGAAGCACCGTCCAA GTGTTGGTTCTCAGCCGACACCAAGCAGGAGAGATTGGACTGGATGGAGAAGCTCAACCAAGCCCTGCTGGACTTCCACACATGGAACTGTCCCCGGGCAGAGAACCAGGCGTCCAGCAGCGGGAACCTGAGGGAGAGCATCCTGTAA
- the si:dkey-30c15.10 gene encoding anillin isoform X2, with amino-acid sequence MEAEEENGSNITLKRQREPLSDTEDNVVSAAGIKDGLKRRRLEAAGQENQSPELASSRLLAEFQPKPDTPIIPSVRSRVQLLTQRNDGLRSLSDPGNEGPSVPNRGVREHLLGEEEFNQRMDRFKTPVSQANATQTPSPASTCPRTRSGFVCGIQQKLQCTTTPSSKQASIIRQERELELNQLPFQSVIENAWLKWCSSDSSINQGRHPVGSSSPSRVPVSKRKFCWPPLQPQNVPGDAEMKDGSFTEILTSVAKTPSGNLMGYGAPSDATGVSTELRLTSEGQKESISHGEEDGTEKELKTVILNKEEQPGSHYPEGQTVLKLSFSEEHSLSELHAADKNNFLQSTLLDESNAKETSHVSIVTKEERSEVFTFDDDETMEGSTYNEEEIEPSTDEELRVWRYPQREVSVDEEAISEKKEVFTKDKEEDLEVAREGKENRSSFTNNVAPDLDVSNKTAGFFKQQEDEKIRPEEESEGDNSVDDSLKRKLALQDEALREKSSYNAVYERNAENVAQPHEGERGSAEGRKDVVKAESSKKVTFILEPELINSSALSESDVSAESKAETSLSDAGSECHDDTNTAETIEKMFEEVLEYAEKVEEEGRVEEDGEDHDSGIACSGGKNSVDLEREKNETEEEPREEECDEDELLTFPQSGILSPLSKSVEAVVTPLRLAAAQESNPPSLLLTPQETSTLSPESAPLYSIDAYRTQRQSKLPTIQSVTPAVQRRAPEPKAPVNIIKRITALNEEAGKLQTVINQTLQALSCCTDEEHGRGSLEEAEAEKLLLVSCEKRSALLAEVARLREERNLQSEEAAKEDTDYVSQQACRGTVSITNIQLPLKVEFVCSSHNRAGRPSHYFFVLIRYGPCNIIATPLATAADAQNGDTISFPTAVTLKDIRSSFEIDVEVYSLCPTSGTSCSSDRTSTKSRVTPRKLLNTITKSSNVFTCAAPAALNTRRSSNFSLVGSHKITLASLGCSKFPLDKMKLDGKIRRLLGDEFQEKVPFLSPLEGHIYLKLDSEGHSDVQHQGFLTMFTLISGFGVWNRRYFVLEECNMYYWNNPNDRETKEAEGSISLPRSPSQCVRPVKRDSCARPFTFELANASQQDDQNQEAPSKCWFSADTKQERLDWMEKLNQALLDFHTWNCPRAENQASSSGNLRESIL; translated from the exons ATGGAAGCTGAGGAGGAAAATGGTAGCAATATCACCTTAAAGAGGCAGAGGGAACCTCTGTCAGACACAGAAGACAATGTCGTCTCTGCAGCAG GTATAAAAGATGGACTGAAGAGACGGCGTCTGGAAGCAGCTGGTCAGGAGAACCAGAGTCCTGAGCTGGCCTCATCTAGACTTCTAGCTGAGTTCCAGCCAAAACCGGACACACCGATAATCCCGTCAGTCCGTTCCCGAGTCCAGCTGCTCACCCAGAGAAACGATG GCCTGCGTTCTCTCTCGGATCCGGGAAATGAAGGCCCATCGGTTCCCAACAGGGGTGTCAGAGAGCATCTTCTCG GTGAGGAAGAATTTAATCAACGGATGGACCGCTTTAAGACACCGGTCTCTCAGGCTAACGCCACCCAAACGCCGAGTCCTGCCAGCACCTGCCCACGGACCCGCTCCGGTTTTGTGTGTGGCATTCAGCAGAAACTACAGTGCACAACAACACCCAGCTCCAAGCAGGCTTCCATTATACGCCAG gaACGGGAACTGGAGTTAAACCAGTTGCCTTTCCAGTCAGTCATCGAGAACGCCTGGCTGAAATGGTGCAGCTCTGATTCCTCAATTAATCAG ggaAGGCACCCTGTTGGCAGCTCTTCCCCCTCACGTGTTCCTGTATCTAAAAGGAAATTTTGTTGGCCTCCTCTGCAGCCCCAGAAT GTTCCTGGAGATGCTGAGATGAAAGATGGGAGTTTTACTGAAATTTTGACATCTGTTGCAAAGACACCTTCTGGGAATTTGATGG GTTACGGAGCACCCTCTGATGCTACTGGTGTATCTACAGAGCTTAGACTCACCAGTGAAGGCCAGAAGGAGAGCATTTCTCATGGTGAGGAAGATGGAACCGAGAAGGAGCTCAAGACAGTTATTCTGAATAAAGAAGAGCAGCCAGGGTCCCATTATCCAGAGGGCCAGACTGTGTTAAAGTTGTCCTTCAGTGAGGAGCACAGTCTGTCAGAGCTGCATGCAGCTGATAAGAACAATTTCTTACAGTCAACTCTTCTAGACGAGTCAAACGCGAAGGAAACGAGCCATGTTTCCATAGTAACCAAAGAGGAAAGGTCCGAGGTGTTTACTTTCGATGACGATGAGACAATGGAAGGTTCTACATACAATGAGGAGGAGATTGAGCCTTCAACAGATGAGGAATTAAGGGTATGGAGATATCCTCAACGAGAGGTGTCAGTTGATGAAGAAGCTATCTCAGAGAAGAAGGAAGTGTTCACTAAAGATAAAGAAGAGGACTTGGAAGTGGCTAGAGAGGGGAAGGAGAACAGAAGCAGCTTTACAAATAATGTTGCTCCAGATCTAGATGTCTCAAATAAGACCGCTGGCTTTTTTAAACAGCAGGAAGATGAGAAGATTAGACCAGAGGAGGAAAGTGAGGGGGACAACAGTGTAGATGATTCTTTGAAAAGGAAATTAGCTTTACAAGATGAGGCTTTGAGAGAAAAATCCTCATACAATGCAGTTTATGAAAGAAATGCTGAAAATGTTGCTCAGCCCCATGAGGGGGAGAGAGGTTCagcagaaggaaggaaggatgttGTAAAGGCAGAAAGCTCAAAGAAAGTCACCTTTATCCTGGAGCCTGAGCTGATCAATAGCTCGGCTTTGTCTGAGAGCGACGTCTCAGCAGAGTCCAAGGCAGAGACCAGTCTGTCAG ATGCTGGATCCGAATGTCATGATGACACCAACACGGCTGAAACTATTGAGAAGATGTTTGAGGAGGTGCTTGAATATGCTGAAAAGGTAGAAGAAGAGGGGCGAGTTGAGGAAGACGGAGAAGATCATGATAGTGGTATCGCTTGTTCTGGGGGCAAAAACAGCGTGGACTTGGAGAGGGAGAAAAATGAAACGGAGGAAGAGCCCAGAGAAGAGGAATGTGATGAAGATGAGCTTCTTACTTTTCCTCAAAGCGGCATCCTCTCTCCTCTCAGCAAGTCTGTTGAAGCTGTGGTTACCCCACTG cgaCTGGCAGCAGCCCAAGAGTCAAATCCTCCATCTTTGCTCCTGACCCCACAAGAGACCAGCACCCTATCTCCTGAATCTGCTCCTCTGTACAG CATCGATGCATACCGCACACAAAGGCAAAGCAAGCTGCCAACCATTCAGAGTGTGACTCCTGCGGTTCAGAGACGCGCTCCAGAGCCTAAAGCGCCCGTCAACATCATAAAGAGAATAACA GCTCTGAATGAAGAGGCTGGGAAGCTGCAGACTGTGATCAACCAGACGCTGCAGGCTCTGAGCTGCTGCACTGATGAGGAGCATGGTCGAGGCTCGCTGGAGGAGGCTGAAGCTGAGAAGCTTCTGCTTGTGTCCT gTGAGAAACGCTCTGCTCTGCTGGCAGAGGTGGCCAGACTGCGGGAGGAGAGGAACCTTCAGTCTGAAGAGGCTGCAAAGGAGGACACGGACTACGTTTCCCAGCAGGCCTGCAGAGGAACCGTTAGCATCACCAACATCCAGCTGCCTCTGAAGGTGGAATTTGTCTGCTCATCACACAACCGTGCAG GACGGCCGAGCCACTACTTCTTTGTCCTGATCCGCTACGGGCCCTGCAACATCATCGCCACGCCGCTGGCCACAGCTGCTGACGCTCAGAATGGAGACACCATCTCCTTCCCGACTGCAGTCACACT AAAGGATATTCGCTCATCTTTTGAGATTGATGTTGAAGTCTACAGCCTG tGTCCTACTTCAGGAACCAGCTGCAGCTCGGATCGGACCAGCACCAAGTCTCGT GTCACACCAAGGAAGCTTCTGAATACCATTACA AAGTCCAGCAACGTGTTCACAT GCGCCGCTCCCGCTGCTCTCAACACTCGCCGCTCCAGTAACTTTTCTCTGGTGGGTTCCCACAAGATCACCTTGGCTTCTCTGGGATGCAGCAAATTCCCTCTCGATAAG ATGAAACTTGACGGCAAAATCAGGAGGCTGCTGGGAGATGAATTTCAGGAAAAG GTGCCATTTCTCTCACCACTAGAGGGCCACATCTACCTGAAACTGGACAGCGAGGGCCACTCTGATGTCCAGCACCAAGGCTTCCTG ACAATGTTTACGTTGATCAGTGGGTTCGGGGTGTGGAATCGGCGATATTTTGTTCTGGAGGAATGCAACATGTACTACTGGAACAACCCAAACGACAGGGAGACCAAG GAAGCAGAAGGCAGCATCTCTCTGCCCAGGTCTCCCAGTCAGTGTGTCAGGCCTGTTAAGAGAGATTCATGTGCTCGACCTTTTACCTTTGAGCTGGCGAACGCCTCTCAGCAGGACGACCAGAACCAGGAAGCACCGTCCAA GTGTTGGTTCTCAGCCGACACCAAGCAGGAGAGATTGGACTGGATGGAGAAGCTCAACCAAGCCCTGCTGGACTTCCACACATGGAACTGTCCCCGGGCAGAGAACCAGGCGTCCAGCAGCGGGAACCTGAGGGAGAGCATCCTGTAA
- the si:dkey-30c15.10 gene encoding anillin isoform X6, which translates to MEAEEENGSNITLKRQREPLSDTEDNVVSAAGIKDGLKRRRLEAAGQENQSPELASSRLLAEFQPKPDTPIIPSVRSRVQLLTQRNDGLRSLSDPGNEGPSVPNRGVREHLLGEEEFNQRMDRFKTPVSQANATQTPSPASTCPRTRSGFVCGIQQKLQCTTTPSSKQASIIRQERELELNQLPFQSVIENAWLKWCSSDSSINQGRHPVGSSSPSRVPVSKRKFCWPPLQPQNQVPGDAEMKDGSFTEILTSVAKTPSGNLMGYGAPSDATGVSTELRLTSEGQKESISHGEEDGTEKELKTVILNKEEQPGSHYPEGQTVLKLSFSEEHSLSELHAADKNNFLQSTLLDESNAKETSHVSIVTKEERSEVFTFDDDETMEGSTYNEEEIEPSTDEELRVWRYPQREVSVDEEAISEKKEVFTKDKEEDLEVAREGKENRSSFTNNVAPDLDVSNKTAGFFKQQEDEKIRPEEESEGDNSVDDSLKRKLALQDEALREKSSYNAVYERNAENVAQPHEGERGSAEGRKDVVKAESSKKVTFILEPELINSSALSESDVSAESKAETSLSDAGSECHDDTNTAETIEKMFEEVLEYAEKVEEEGRVEEDGEDHDSGIACSGGKNSVDLEREKNETEEEPREEECDEDELLTFPQSGILSPLSKSVEAVVTPLRLAAAQESNPPSLLLTPQETSTLSPESAPLYSIDAYRTQRQSKLPTIQSVTPAVQRRAPEPKAPVNIIKRITALNEEAGKLQTVINQTLQALSCCTDEEHGRGSLEEAEAEKLLLVSCEKRSALLAEVARLREERNLQSEEAAKEDTDYVSQQACRGTVSITNIQLPLKVEFVCSSHNRAGRPSHYFFVLIRYGPCNIIATPLATAADAQNGDTISFPTAVTLKDIRSSFEIDVEVYSLCPTSGTSCSSDRTSTKSRVTPRKLLNTITKSSNVFTCAAPAALNTRRSSNFSLVGSHKITLASLGCSKFPLDKMKLDGKIRRLLGDEFQEKVPFLSPLEGHIYLKLDSEGHSDVQHQGFLTMFTLISGFGVWNRRYFVLEECNMYYWNNPNDRETKEAEGSISLPRSPSQCVRPVKRDSCARPFTFELANASQQDDQNQEAPSNCRSTLTFWPIKST; encoded by the exons ATGGAAGCTGAGGAGGAAAATGGTAGCAATATCACCTTAAAGAGGCAGAGGGAACCTCTGTCAGACACAGAAGACAATGTCGTCTCTGCAGCAG GTATAAAAGATGGACTGAAGAGACGGCGTCTGGAAGCAGCTGGTCAGGAGAACCAGAGTCCTGAGCTGGCCTCATCTAGACTTCTAGCTGAGTTCCAGCCAAAACCGGACACACCGATAATCCCGTCAGTCCGTTCCCGAGTCCAGCTGCTCACCCAGAGAAACGATG GCCTGCGTTCTCTCTCGGATCCGGGAAATGAAGGCCCATCGGTTCCCAACAGGGGTGTCAGAGAGCATCTTCTCG GTGAGGAAGAATTTAATCAACGGATGGACCGCTTTAAGACACCGGTCTCTCAGGCTAACGCCACCCAAACGCCGAGTCCTGCCAGCACCTGCCCACGGACCCGCTCCGGTTTTGTGTGTGGCATTCAGCAGAAACTACAGTGCACAACAACACCCAGCTCCAAGCAGGCTTCCATTATACGCCAG gaACGGGAACTGGAGTTAAACCAGTTGCCTTTCCAGTCAGTCATCGAGAACGCCTGGCTGAAATGGTGCAGCTCTGATTCCTCAATTAATCAG ggaAGGCACCCTGTTGGCAGCTCTTCCCCCTCACGTGTTCCTGTATCTAAAAGGAAATTTTGTTGGCCTCCTCTGCAGCCCCAGAAT CAGGTTCCTGGAGATGCTGAGATGAAAGATGGGAGTTTTACTGAAATTTTGACATCTGTTGCAAAGACACCTTCTGGGAATTTGATGG GTTACGGAGCACCCTCTGATGCTACTGGTGTATCTACAGAGCTTAGACTCACCAGTGAAGGCCAGAAGGAGAGCATTTCTCATGGTGAGGAAGATGGAACCGAGAAGGAGCTCAAGACAGTTATTCTGAATAAAGAAGAGCAGCCAGGGTCCCATTATCCAGAGGGCCAGACTGTGTTAAAGTTGTCCTTCAGTGAGGAGCACAGTCTGTCAGAGCTGCATGCAGCTGATAAGAACAATTTCTTACAGTCAACTCTTCTAGACGAGTCAAACGCGAAGGAAACGAGCCATGTTTCCATAGTAACCAAAGAGGAAAGGTCCGAGGTGTTTACTTTCGATGACGATGAGACAATGGAAGGTTCTACATACAATGAGGAGGAGATTGAGCCTTCAACAGATGAGGAATTAAGGGTATGGAGATATCCTCAACGAGAGGTGTCAGTTGATGAAGAAGCTATCTCAGAGAAGAAGGAAGTGTTCACTAAAGATAAAGAAGAGGACTTGGAAGTGGCTAGAGAGGGGAAGGAGAACAGAAGCAGCTTTACAAATAATGTTGCTCCAGATCTAGATGTCTCAAATAAGACCGCTGGCTTTTTTAAACAGCAGGAAGATGAGAAGATTAGACCAGAGGAGGAAAGTGAGGGGGACAACAGTGTAGATGATTCTTTGAAAAGGAAATTAGCTTTACAAGATGAGGCTTTGAGAGAAAAATCCTCATACAATGCAGTTTATGAAAGAAATGCTGAAAATGTTGCTCAGCCCCATGAGGGGGAGAGAGGTTCagcagaaggaaggaaggatgttGTAAAGGCAGAAAGCTCAAAGAAAGTCACCTTTATCCTGGAGCCTGAGCTGATCAATAGCTCGGCTTTGTCTGAGAGCGACGTCTCAGCAGAGTCCAAGGCAGAGACCAGTCTGTCAG ATGCTGGATCCGAATGTCATGATGACACCAACACGGCTGAAACTATTGAGAAGATGTTTGAGGAGGTGCTTGAATATGCTGAAAAGGTAGAAGAAGAGGGGCGAGTTGAGGAAGACGGAGAAGATCATGATAGTGGTATCGCTTGTTCTGGGGGCAAAAACAGCGTGGACTTGGAGAGGGAGAAAAATGAAACGGAGGAAGAGCCCAGAGAAGAGGAATGTGATGAAGATGAGCTTCTTACTTTTCCTCAAAGCGGCATCCTCTCTCCTCTCAGCAAGTCTGTTGAAGCTGTGGTTACCCCACTG cgaCTGGCAGCAGCCCAAGAGTCAAATCCTCCATCTTTGCTCCTGACCCCACAAGAGACCAGCACCCTATCTCCTGAATCTGCTCCTCTGTACAG CATCGATGCATACCGCACACAAAGGCAAAGCAAGCTGCCAACCATTCAGAGTGTGACTCCTGCGGTTCAGAGACGCGCTCCAGAGCCTAAAGCGCCCGTCAACATCATAAAGAGAATAACA GCTCTGAATGAAGAGGCTGGGAAGCTGCAGACTGTGATCAACCAGACGCTGCAGGCTCTGAGCTGCTGCACTGATGAGGAGCATGGTCGAGGCTCGCTGGAGGAGGCTGAAGCTGAGAAGCTTCTGCTTGTGTCCT gTGAGAAACGCTCTGCTCTGCTGGCAGAGGTGGCCAGACTGCGGGAGGAGAGGAACCTTCAGTCTGAAGAGGCTGCAAAGGAGGACACGGACTACGTTTCCCAGCAGGCCTGCAGAGGAACCGTTAGCATCACCAACATCCAGCTGCCTCTGAAGGTGGAATTTGTCTGCTCATCACACAACCGTGCAG GACGGCCGAGCCACTACTTCTTTGTCCTGATCCGCTACGGGCCCTGCAACATCATCGCCACGCCGCTGGCCACAGCTGCTGACGCTCAGAATGGAGACACCATCTCCTTCCCGACTGCAGTCACACT AAAGGATATTCGCTCATCTTTTGAGATTGATGTTGAAGTCTACAGCCTG tGTCCTACTTCAGGAACCAGCTGCAGCTCGGATCGGACCAGCACCAAGTCTCGT GTCACACCAAGGAAGCTTCTGAATACCATTACA AAGTCCAGCAACGTGTTCACAT GCGCCGCTCCCGCTGCTCTCAACACTCGCCGCTCCAGTAACTTTTCTCTGGTGGGTTCCCACAAGATCACCTTGGCTTCTCTGGGATGCAGCAAATTCCCTCTCGATAAG ATGAAACTTGACGGCAAAATCAGGAGGCTGCTGGGAGATGAATTTCAGGAAAAG GTGCCATTTCTCTCACCACTAGAGGGCCACATCTACCTGAAACTGGACAGCGAGGGCCACTCTGATGTCCAGCACCAAGGCTTCCTG ACAATGTTTACGTTGATCAGTGGGTTCGGGGTGTGGAATCGGCGATATTTTGTTCTGGAGGAATGCAACATGTACTACTGGAACAACCCAAACGACAGGGAGACCAAG GAAGCAGAAGGCAGCATCTCTCTGCCCAGGTCTCCCAGTCAGTGTGTCAGGCCTGTTAAGAGAGATTCATGTGCTCGACCTTTTACCTTTGAGCTGGCGAACGCCTCTCAGCAGGACGACCAGAACCAGGAAGCACCGTCCAA CTGTCGGTCAACTTTAACCTTTTGGCCTATTAAATCTACATAA